The following proteins are encoded in a genomic region of Candidatus Edwardsbacteria bacterium:
- the rfaE2 gene encoding D-glycero-beta-D-manno-heptose 1-phosphate adenylyltransferase, whose protein sequence is MICLELSDRFCYDIRSLNCHYPTRKLFMIKQTENKIKGSAALLSIRQQAKKEHKKVVFTNGVFDLLHRGHVEYLQKARELGDMLIVGLNSDASVHTIKGPKRPLVSQEDRATVLAALACVDHIVYFDEDTPAELIEAILPDILVKGADYSIEQIVGAEAVLKNGGQVIPIELTPGRSTSELIKKIVESYGK, encoded by the coding sequence ATGATTTGTCTGGAATTATCGGACAGGTTTTGCTATGATATAAGGTCATTAAACTGCCACTATCCGACCAGGAAATTATTTATGATTAAGCAAACGGAAAATAAAATAAAAGGCAGTGCTGCCTTGTTATCAATCAGGCAGCAGGCCAAAAAAGAACATAAGAAAGTGGTCTTCACCAACGGGGTGTTCGACCTGCTGCACCGGGGGCATGTGGAGTATCTGCAGAAGGCCAGGGAGCTGGGGGATATGCTGATCGTCGGCCTCAATTCCGATGCCTCGGTGCACACCATCAAGGGGCCCAAGCGGCCGCTGGTGAGCCAGGAGGACCGGGCCACGGTGCTGGCGGCCCTGGCCTGCGTGGATCATATCGTCTATTTCGACGAGGACACCCCGGCCGAGCTGATCGAGGCCATCCTGCCGGACATCCTGGTCAAGGGGGCCGATTATTCGATCGAGCAGATAGTGGGCGCCGAGGCGGTGCTGAAGAACGGCGGGCAGGTGATACCCATCGAGCTGACGCCGGGAAGGTCCACCTCCGAGCTGATCAAAAAGATCGTGGAGAGTTACGGGAAATAG
- a CDS encoding DUF885 domain-containing protein, with the protein MRSTIFSTVLVLIITGTVFCAKPKEKAPSDIEDLFRGYFRESMELSPETASSLGLTPAMGYPINNDKLDDDSEEALERAYAMNRKYRKWLKSYDPKKLTPSQRMDAEILAWQLDRILDGYQFRYHSYVVTPMQGVHATLVTLMTEYHGISSRQDVLDYLARLEKIEKRLDQSADRMKLQFQKGIYPTAAIFQHIGQMMSEFVAVPPDSNLYYISLSDRIGLLKDISKTEKAEMLEKAKNTVAESIYPAYRRYLSQMEVLGAKAGQEPGVWKLPDGDKYYRYCLRKHTSTKLSPEEIHQLGLKEVARIQAEAKILLNSLGIKDKPTFGEMMNDYRQMVNSPENKDKFTYPSTPNGKRQVINDYQAIIDKTWERLPALFSLMPKTKVSAQPVPQFKEASGSTYYEPGSLDGRRQGTFYVNQGWLPLKPNMATLAYHEAIPGHHFQIALQQEMPDNRIFKALFFIPGFGEGWALYSERLAKEQGWLPDAYSRLGYLNSELFRAVRLVVDTGIHQKRWTLQQAAGYMQDNLGWAGYGELGRYSVWPGQACSYKVGELKIVEMRERTKAKLGGKFDIKEFHRMVLQQGSIPLEMLEKLTEDFIRRNS; encoded by the coding sequence ATGAGAAGTACCATCTTTTCAACAGTGTTGGTCCTTATAATCACCGGGACGGTATTCTGCGCCAAGCCGAAAGAAAAGGCTCCGTCCGATATCGAGGACCTGTTCCGGGGGTATTTCCGGGAGAGCATGGAGCTGTCTCCGGAGACCGCCAGCTCGCTGGGGCTGACGCCGGCGATGGGCTATCCCATCAACAACGACAAACTGGACGACGACTCCGAGGAGGCCCTGGAGAGGGCCTATGCCATGAACCGGAAATACCGCAAATGGCTGAAAAGTTACGATCCCAAAAAGCTCACCCCCTCGCAAAGGATGGACGCCGAGATCCTGGCCTGGCAGCTGGATAGAATATTGGACGGCTACCAATTCCGCTATCACAGCTATGTGGTCACGCCCATGCAGGGGGTCCACGCCACCTTGGTGACGCTAATGACCGAGTATCACGGCATCTCCTCGCGGCAGGATGTTCTGGATTATCTGGCCCGCTTGGAGAAGATCGAAAAGAGGCTGGACCAGTCGGCCGACAGGATGAAACTGCAGTTCCAAAAAGGCATCTATCCAACAGCTGCCATATTCCAGCATATCGGGCAGATGATGTCCGAGTTCGTCGCCGTCCCCCCGGACAGCAACCTTTATTACATCTCTCTGAGCGATCGCATCGGATTGTTAAAAGATATCTCAAAAACCGAGAAGGCAGAGATGCTGGAGAAGGCTAAAAATACAGTGGCGGAAAGCATCTATCCCGCCTACCGGCGATACCTCTCGCAGATGGAGGTATTGGGGGCCAAGGCCGGGCAGGAACCGGGAGTATGGAAACTGCCGGACGGCGACAAATATTACCGATACTGCCTGCGCAAGCATACCAGCACCAAATTGTCACCGGAAGAAATCCATCAATTGGGCCTGAAAGAAGTGGCCCGGATCCAGGCCGAGGCCAAGATATTGCTGAATTCACTGGGCATAAAAGACAAACCGACGTTCGGCGAGATGATGAATGATTACCGCCAGATGGTTAACAGCCCGGAAAACAAGGATAAGTTCACCTATCCGAGCACTCCCAACGGCAAACGCCAGGTGATAAATGACTATCAGGCCATAATCGATAAAACCTGGGAAAGACTGCCTGCGCTGTTCTCCCTGATGCCCAAAACCAAGGTCTCCGCCCAGCCGGTGCCGCAATTCAAGGAGGCCTCCGGCTCCACCTATTACGAGCCCGGCTCGCTGGACGGCCGGCGCCAGGGCACCTTCTATGTCAATCAGGGCTGGCTGCCCTTGAAGCCCAATATGGCCACCCTGGCCTACCACGAGGCCATCCCCGGCCATCATTTCCAGATCGCTTTGCAGCAGGAGATGCCGGACAACCGGATATTCAAGGCCCTGTTCTTCATTCCCGGCTTCGGCGAAGGCTGGGCGCTGTATTCCGAGCGGCTGGCCAAGGAGCAGGGCTGGCTGCCGGACGCCTATTCCCGCCTGGGATACCTCAACTCCGAACTTTTTAGGGCGGTGCGGCTGGTGGTGGATACCGGCATCCACCAGAAAAGATGGACCCTGCAGCAGGCCGCCGGATACATGCAGGACAACCTGGGCTGGGCCGGTTACGGCGAATTGGGGCGCTACAGCGTCTGGCCGGGCCAGGCCTGCTCCTACAAGGTGGGCGAGCTGAAGATCGTCGAAATGCGGGAGAGGACCAAAGCCAAATTGGGAGGCAAATTCGACATCAAGGAATTCCACCGGATGGTGCTGCAACAGGGCAGCATCCCGCTGGAGATGCTGGAAAAACTGACCGAAGATTTCATCCGGCGGAACAGCTGA
- a CDS encoding DUF362 domain-containing protein, which yields MKKNLIFIATIALLTGQIALAQKASPVYFTKDISGQGVLKVYQKIKSQVKGKVAVKVHFGEEGNKNYLKPELSKPLVELLKATYVETNVLYSGPRQKTESHLKLAKAHGFGFAPIDILDSEGEKVYACSTACYTRVLAGSHMDRYHTFIIFSHFKGHGLAGFGGAIKNVAMGLASRMGKRAMHADYVPDYDTSKCIRCGTCVKQCPAGAISINPLKIDTRKCIGCGQCLKDCPVEAFEASRDRVSAELFNRRLVEYAKVLSDSSHMVYISVLANISPDCDCSGRARKPFTGDIGILSSTDLVAIEQASLDLVNKAHNCQDAFLKESGRSGNLQIEYAERLGMGSRKYKLVKVD from the coding sequence ATGAAAAAGAACCTTATTTTTATTGCCACCATAGCCTTGCTGACTGGGCAGATCGCCCTGGCCCAGAAAGCTTCCCCGGTCTACTTTACAAAAGATATCTCCGGCCAGGGGGTGCTCAAGGTCTACCAGAAGATAAAAAGCCAGGTGAAGGGCAAGGTGGCGGTCAAGGTCCACTTCGGGGAGGAGGGCAACAAGAATTACCTCAAGCCCGAACTGTCAAAACCCTTGGTGGAACTTTTAAAGGCCACCTATGTGGAGACCAACGTGCTGTATTCCGGACCGCGCCAGAAGACAGAATCGCATCTTAAACTGGCCAAGGCCCATGGCTTCGGCTTTGCGCCGATAGACATCCTGGATTCCGAGGGCGAAAAGGTCTATGCCTGCAGCACCGCCTGCTACACCCGGGTGCTGGCCGGCAGCCACATGGACCGCTACCACACCTTCATCATCTTCAGCCATTTCAAGGGGCACGGACTGGCCGGGTTCGGGGGGGCCATCAAGAACGTGGCCATGGGGCTGGCCTCCCGGATGGGAAAGCGGGCCATGCACGCCGACTACGTGCCCGATTACGATACCTCCAAGTGCATTCGCTGCGGGACCTGCGTCAAGCAGTGCCCGGCCGGGGCCATCTCCATCAATCCCCTCAAGATCGACACCCGCAAATGCATCGGATGCGGCCAGTGCCTCAAAGACTGTCCGGTGGAGGCCTTTGAGGCCAGCCGGGACCGGGTCAGCGCCGAGCTTTTCAACCGACGGCTGGTGGAATACGCCAAGGTGCTGTCCGACAGCAGCCATATGGTCTACATCAGCGTGCTGGCCAATATCTCGCCGGACTGCGACTGTTCGGGTAGAGCCCGAAAGCCTTTCACCGGGGATATCGGGATCCTGTCCTCCACCGACCTGGTGGCCATCGAGCAGGCCAGCCTGGACCTGGTGAATAAGGCCCACAATTGCCAGGACGCCTTTCTCAAGGAGAGCGGCCGGAGCGGCAACCTTCAGATCGAATACGCCGAGAGACTGGGGATGGGAAGCAGGAAATATAAACTGGTAAAAGTGGATTGA
- a CDS encoding ArsC/Spx/MgsR family protein, which yields MPNIQIFGTNKCRDTRAAQRFFKERRAAVHFIDLNQKPLSRGELNSIKNAVGLENLLDAEGKEYQRQNLKYQKYDIEQVLLENPGLFRTPIVRCGPKATVGYQPETWQHWLEAGT from the coding sequence ATGCCAAACATCCAGATATTCGGGACCAATAAATGCCGGGACACCCGGGCCGCCCAGCGGTTCTTCAAGGAGCGCCGGGCGGCTGTCCATTTCATCGATCTGAACCAGAAACCCCTCAGCCGGGGTGAGCTGAACAGCATCAAGAATGCGGTGGGTCTGGAGAATCTGCTGGATGCCGAAGGGAAGGAATACCAAAGACAGAATCTCAAATATCAGAAATACGACATAGAACAGGTCCTGCTGGAAAATCCCGGACTGTTCAGGACCCCCATCGTCCGCTGCGGGCCCAAGGCCACGGTCGGTTATCAGCCGGAGACCTGGCAACATTGGTTGGAAGCCGGGACATAG
- the msrB gene encoding peptide-methionine (R)-S-oxide reductase MsrB, which produces MTDAAAKNKTTTAVFAGGCFWCLEQPFDSLPGVIEVMPGYSGGHMKDPTYRDVCSGETGHYEAVRITYDPAKIGYAQLLEHFWRQIDPTDNQGQFADQGPQYQTAIIYQNEEQKKLAEQSKAALQSAGKFKQPIATAILAYKNFYPAEEYHQKYYQKCPARYSTYKLMSGRDSYLKKTWKDAPQVKKYVKPGDKELKKKLSALQYQVTQKSATEPPFLNKYWNEKREGIYVDITTGQPLFSSKDKFDSDCGWPSFTKPLETSLVVEKKDTGFGRVRTEVRSQAGDSHLGHVFDDGPQPTGLRYCINSASLRFIPVEDLEKEGYGKYKKLFNNSKE; this is translated from the coding sequence ATGACTGACGCTGCCGCGAAAAATAAGACAACGACCGCCGTCTTCGCCGGCGGATGTTTCTGGTGCCTGGAGCAGCCCTTTGACAGCCTGCCGGGCGTGATAGAGGTAATGCCCGGCTATTCCGGCGGGCACATGAAGGATCCGACCTATAGGGATGTCTGCTCCGGCGAGACCGGACATTACGAAGCGGTGCGCATCACCTACGATCCGGCCAAGATCGGCTACGCCCAATTGCTGGAGCACTTCTGGCGGCAGATAGACCCCACCGACAATCAGGGTCAGTTCGCCGACCAGGGACCGCAGTACCAGACCGCCATCATCTATCAGAATGAGGAGCAGAAGAAACTGGCCGAACAATCCAAGGCGGCCCTGCAGAGCGCTGGGAAGTTCAAACAGCCCATCGCCACGGCCATTCTGGCTTATAAAAACTTCTATCCGGCCGAGGAATACCACCAAAAATATTACCAGAAATGCCCGGCCCGCTACAGCACCTACAAGCTGATGTCCGGTCGCGATTCTTATTTGAAGAAGACCTGGAAAGACGCCCCGCAGGTAAAAAAATATGTCAAACCCGGCGACAAGGAGCTGAAGAAAAAGCTGTCGGCACTGCAATACCAGGTGACCCAGAAGAGCGCCACCGAGCCGCCCTTCCTGAACAAATACTGGAACGAGAAGCGTGAGGGCATTTACGTGGACATCACCACCGGCCAGCCCTTGTTCAGTTCAAAGGACAAATTCGATTCGGACTGCGGCTGGCCCAGCTTTACCAAGCCTTTGGAGACCAGCCTGGTGGTGGAAAAGAAGGACACCGGTTTCGGCCGGGTAAGGACCGAAGTGCGCAGCCAGGCCGGCGACTCCCACCTGGGGCATGTGTTCGATGACGGCCCCCAGCCGACAGGTTTGCGTTACTGCATCAATTCTGCATCGCTGAGGTTCATCCCGGTGGAGGACCTGGAGAAGGAAGGTTACGGGAAGTATAAGAAGCTGTTTAACAATAG